One region of Eubalaena glacialis isolate mEubGla1 chromosome 6, mEubGla1.1.hap2.+ XY, whole genome shotgun sequence genomic DNA includes:
- the TMPRSS2 gene encoding transmembrane protease serine 2: MALNSGSPPGVGPYYENHGFQPESLYPPQPPMAHRAYAGYPARYYPPAVPQYTPRVQTHTSTPVILMQPKPPSGIACTSRTKKVLCVTFTLGALLAGAVLAAVLLWKLLEDQCLGMECSSLGTCVSPSHWCDGILHCPGGEDENRCVRLYGPNFILQVYSAQRKSWHPVCQDDWSDNYGRAACQDMGYPNSFFSSQGIVDDSGATSFMKLNVSANNIDLYKKLYHSDVCSSKTVVSLRCIECGVSGKTRRQSRIVGGSSAAPGDWPWQVSLHVQGTHVCGGSIITPEWIVTAAHCVEEPLNNPKIWTAFAGILRQSFMFYGNGYRVAKVISHPNYDSKTKNNDIALMKLQTPLTFNDRVKPVCLPNPGIMLEPTQSCWISGWGSTYEKGKTSDGLNAAMVQLIEPWRCDSKHVYGDLITPAMICAGYLQGTVDSCQGDSGGPLVTLKSSIWWLIGDTSWGSGCAKAYRPGVYGNVTVFTDWIYQQMRANS, from the exons ATGGCTTTAAACTCA GGATCACCACCAGGTGTCGGGCCTTACTATGAGAACCACGGATTCCAACCCGAAAGCCTCTACCCTCCACAGCCGCCCATGGCCCACCGTGCCTACGCGGGGTACCCGGCTCGGTACTACCCGCCCGCGGTGCCCCAGTACACCCCGAGGGTTCAGACGCACACCTCGACACCCGTCATCCTCATGCAGCCCAAACCCCCGTCGGGGATAGCATGCACCTCAA GGACTAAGAAAGTCCTGTGTGTCACCTTCACCCTGGGGGCCCTGCTGGCGGGAGCAGTCCTGGCTGCGGTGCTGCTGTGGAAGCTCT TGGAGGACCAGTGCTTGGGGATGGAATGCAGCTCCTTGGGGACCTGCGTCAGCCCCTCTCACTGGTGCGACGGCATCCTGCACTGCCCCGGCGGCGAGGACGAGAACCGGTGCG TTCGTCTCTACGGACCCAACTTCATCCTTCAGGTGTACTCAGCTCAGAGGAAGTCCTGGCACCCCGTGTGCCAGGATGACTGGAGTGACAACTACGGGAGAGCAGCGTGCCAGGACATGGGCTACCC gAATAGTTTTTTTTCTAGCCAAGGAATAGTGGATGACAGCGGGGCCACAAGCTTCATGAAGCTGAATGTCAGTGCCAACAATATCGATCTCTATAAAAAACTCTACCACAG TGATGTCTGTTCTTCAAAAACAGTGGTTTCTTTACGCTGTATAG AGTGCGGGGTCTCGGGGAAGACGAGACGCCAGAGCCGGATCGTGGGCGGGTCGAGTGCTGCCCCGGGGGACTGGCCCTGGCAGGTCAGCCTGCACGTGCAGGGCACCCACGTCTGCGGAGGCTCCATCATCACCCCCGAGTGGATTGTGACCGCCGCCCACTGCGTGGAGGA ACCTCTTAACAATCCCAAGATTTGGACGGCCTTTGCAGGAATTTTGAGACAATCTTTCATGTTCTATGGAAACGGATACCGAGTAGCAAAAGTGATTTCCCACCCAAATTACGATTCCAAGACCAAGAACAACGACATCGCTCTTATGAAGCTGCAGACGCCTCTGACTTTTAACG ACAGAGTGAAACCAGTGTGTCTGCCCAACCCGGGCATCATGCTCGAACCGACACAGTCCTGCTGGATTTCCGGGTGGGGGTCCACCTATGAGAAAG GGAAAACCTCGGATGGGCTGAACGCGGCGATGGTACAGCTCATCGAGCCCTGGCGGTGCGACAGCAAGCACGTGTACGGCGACCTTATCACGCCGGCCATGATCTGCGCGGGGTACCTGCAGGGAACCGTCGACTCCTGCCAG GGTGACAGCGGAGGCCCTCTGGTCACTCTGAAGAGCAGCATCTGGTGGCTGATCGGGGACACGAGCTGGGGGTCTGGCTGTGCTAAGGCTTATCGACCGGGAGTGTACGGAAACGTGACCGTGTTTACAGACTGGATTTATCAACAAATGAGG GCAAACAGCTAA